One genomic segment of Arthrobacter sp. JZ12 includes these proteins:
- a CDS encoding PQQ-dependent sugar dehydrogenase, with protein sequence MTVNRQAKAKASGHRGDAANSKAKFRARTGAGLALAALMATSFAVAPVQAQSGAAPQVAPPDANFQKVTLNDGPGEPVDLAVLPNNNVLHTTRGGEVWLHEAKTGLNTLAATLDVYQHDEEGLQSIALDPKFGTKGNNWVYLYYSPPQDTPVDDPATPTVNEGDAPFTGTAADFEKFHGTLKLSRFQFDGSTIDLASEQEIIEVPGDRGICCHVGGDIVFDAEGNLYLSTGDDTNPFQSGGFTPIDERPTSNPALDAQRTSANTNDLRGKVLRITPRTAAATPFPKETSSPRERPRPDRKST encoded by the coding sequence ATGACAGTCAATCGACAAGCGAAAGCGAAAGCTTCCGGGCATCGGGGCGATGCCGCCAATTCCAAGGCCAAGTTCAGGGCACGCACGGGCGCGGGCCTTGCTCTGGCTGCCCTGATGGCAACGTCCTTCGCCGTAGCGCCAGTCCAGGCGCAGTCCGGCGCAGCCCCGCAGGTTGCTCCCCCGGATGCCAACTTCCAGAAGGTCACGCTGAATGATGGCCCGGGAGAACCCGTGGACCTGGCCGTTCTGCCGAACAACAATGTCCTGCACACCACCCGGGGTGGCGAGGTCTGGCTCCATGAAGCGAAGACCGGTCTCAACACGCTGGCGGCAACCCTCGACGTCTACCAGCACGATGAGGAGGGCCTGCAGAGCATCGCCCTCGATCCGAAGTTCGGCACCAAGGGCAACAACTGGGTCTACCTCTACTACTCGCCACCGCAGGATACTCCCGTGGACGATCCGGCAACCCCCACGGTCAATGAGGGCGATGCACCCTTCACAGGCACAGCCGCAGATTTCGAGAAGTTCCACGGCACCCTGAAGTTGTCGCGCTTCCAGTTCGATGGATCCACCATCGACCTCGCCTCCGAGCAGGAGATCATCGAGGTACCCGGGGACCGTGGAATCTGCTGCCATGTCGGCGGCGACATCGTCTTCGACGCAGAGGGTAACCTGTACCTCTCGACAGGCGATGACACCAACCCGTTCCAGTCCGGCGGTTTCACGCCCATCGATGAGCGTCCGACGAGCAATCCTGCGCTCGACGCGCAGCGCACTTCCGCCAACACCAATGACCTCCGCGGCAAGGTTCTTCGTATCACCCCCAGGACGGCGGCGGCTACACCATTCCCGAAGGAAACCTCTTCGCCCCGGGAACGCCCCAGACCCGACCGGAAATCTACGTGA
- a CDS encoding TatD family hydrolase — protein MRIFDPHIHMTSRTTNDYEALYASGVRALVEPAFWLGQPRTNVGSFIDYFDSLLGWERFRAAQFGIRHHATIALNPKEANDPRCVPVLDELPRYLVKEGVVAVGEIGYDSMTPAEDQAFSRQLELAIEYSLPVLVHTPHREKLSGTHRTLDVVRESGIGPERVVVDHLNETNVEIVKNAGAWMGFSIYPDTKMDEHRMVAILQRYGTEKMLVNSAADWGRSDPLKTLSTANAMLAAGFTPDDVDQVLWRNPVEFYGQSGQLILDPIPGFVADELPAAGVGFEGNSVLRGARA, from the coding sequence ATGCGCATCTTTGATCCGCACATCCACATGACCAGCCGCACCACCAACGACTACGAAGCCCTCTACGCGAGCGGAGTCCGCGCGCTGGTGGAGCCGGCATTCTGGCTCGGGCAGCCCCGCACCAACGTCGGATCGTTCATCGACTACTTCGATTCCTTGCTGGGATGGGAGCGGTTCCGTGCAGCTCAGTTCGGCATCCGGCACCACGCCACGATTGCGTTGAACCCCAAGGAAGCCAACGACCCGCGCTGCGTGCCCGTCCTCGACGAACTGCCGCGCTACCTCGTCAAGGAAGGCGTGGTTGCCGTCGGGGAGATCGGTTATGACTCAATGACCCCCGCCGAGGACCAGGCTTTCAGCCGCCAGCTCGAGCTTGCCATCGAGTATTCACTGCCGGTGCTCGTCCATACCCCGCACCGCGAGAAGCTGTCGGGCACCCACCGGACGCTCGACGTCGTCCGCGAATCGGGAATCGGGCCGGAACGGGTGGTCGTGGACCACCTCAACGAAACCAACGTGGAGATCGTCAAGAACGCCGGAGCCTGGATGGGGTTCTCGATCTACCCGGACACCAAGATGGACGAGCATCGCATGGTCGCCATCCTGCAGCGCTACGGCACCGAGAAGATGCTGGTAAATTCCGCCGCCGACTGGGGCCGCTCAGATCCGCTGAAGACGCTCAGCACCGCGAACGCCATGCTTGCAGCGGGCTTCACGCCCGACGACGTGGACCAGGTCCTGTGGCGCAACCCCGTCGAGTTCTACGGACAGAGCGGCCAGCTCATCCTCGATCCCATACCCGGCTTCGTGGCAGACGAGCTTCCCGCCGCCGGGGTCGGCTTCGAGGGCAATTCGGTCCTGCGCGGAGCCCGCGCCTGA
- the eboE gene encoding metabolite traffic protein EboE, whose product MLLSYCTNVHPAEDLDGVIRQLRDYAGPIRRKTGLPVLGVGLWLPATLARQLAANPQDREALRNVLTSEGLQLHTINAFPYGGFHNDVVKLEVYKPTWAEGERLEYTLDCAEVLAALLPEGTAGSISTVPLAWREPWTQDDDDAATAAFGRLSRALAELRERTGRTVRIAVEPEPGCVLDTVSDVVSWLGARLDRGIDPQYVGVCVDACHLAVSFADPEEAIRGIAAAGIRVVKVQASMALHVPDPSAPAARTALEGFAEPRYLHQVREVTEGGVLAADDLAEALDSLPAQNPWRVHFHIPLHHEPAAPLESTDEVLRRTVAAVRRASYGAEVHLDVETYTWSVLPDSTVGIIEGIAAEIDWAGSNLLATSN is encoded by the coding sequence ATGCTGCTCTCCTATTGCACCAATGTCCATCCGGCTGAGGATCTCGACGGCGTCATCCGCCAATTGCGGGACTATGCGGGTCCGATCCGCCGCAAGACAGGTCTTCCTGTGCTGGGGGTAGGGCTCTGGCTCCCGGCAACGCTTGCCCGGCAGCTGGCGGCGAATCCGCAAGACCGGGAGGCGCTCCGGAACGTACTCACTTCAGAGGGACTGCAACTCCACACCATCAACGCCTTCCCGTACGGCGGTTTCCACAATGACGTCGTAAAGCTGGAGGTGTACAAACCCACCTGGGCCGAAGGGGAACGCCTGGAATACACGCTGGACTGCGCCGAGGTTCTCGCAGCATTGCTGCCTGAAGGCACAGCGGGGTCGATTTCCACCGTGCCGCTCGCCTGGCGCGAGCCCTGGACGCAGGACGACGACGACGCCGCCACAGCCGCCTTCGGCCGGCTCAGCCGGGCGCTCGCTGAGCTTCGGGAACGCACGGGCAGGACCGTGCGGATTGCCGTTGAACCCGAACCCGGATGCGTGCTGGATACCGTGTCCGACGTCGTCAGTTGGCTCGGCGCCCGCCTCGACCGGGGGATCGACCCGCAATATGTGGGCGTATGCGTGGACGCCTGCCACCTCGCAGTCTCCTTCGCTGATCCGGAGGAAGCTATCCGCGGAATAGCTGCCGCTGGAATCCGCGTCGTCAAAGTGCAGGCGTCGATGGCGCTTCACGTGCCCGACCCCTCTGCTCCTGCGGCCCGGACAGCTTTGGAGGGCTTCGCCGAGCCCAGGTATCTCCACCAGGTGAGGGAGGTCACGGAGGGCGGCGTGCTTGCGGCCGACGATCTCGCCGAGGCCCTCGATAGCCTGCCTGCGCAAAATCCCTGGCGCGTGCACTTCCATATTCCCCTGCATCATGAACCGGCTGCACCACTCGAGAGCACGGATGAGGTGCTGCGCCGGACAGTGGCAGCGGTCCGAAGGGCTTCCTACGGTGCGGAAGTGCACCTCGACGTCGAAACCTACACCTGGAGCGTCCTGCCGGATTCAACGGTCGGCATCATCGAAGGAATCGCCGCCGAAATCGACTGGGCGGGCTCCAACCTGCTCGCAACCTCCAATTAG
- a CDS encoding nucleotide pyrophosphatase/phosphodiesterase family protein — translation MKPVLLLNVVGLTPKALASMPRLSRLGEQGWSSQLATVLPAVTCTVQSTMLTGLSPAEHGIVGNGWYFRELGDVFLWRQHNRLVDGENIWETARHRDPGYQAANICWWYAMGMSTDVTVTPRPIYHADGRKSPDAYVRPADLHDELTSSYGEFPLFQYWGPTAAIRSTAWIVDSTRHVMRTRRPHLLMAYLPHLDYDLQRFGPDSPQAHSAARELDAALAPLLDEAQSSGYDVLAVSEYGIEPADRPVDINRVLRREGLLEVYVQDGREQLDPWTSRAFAVADHQVAHVYVSDPADVERVAALLRGLDGVDEVLSREAQGRYGLDHERSGELVVVAEPGAWFTYYFWLDDERAPEYARGVDIHRKPGYDPAELFFNPADRLAKAKAGLNLVKKKLGMRYAMSTVPLDPSHVRGTHGRLPDSAEGTPLILSSSSRIPASFEPLVGSDRQVPAARVKDLVLEMQSIRS, via the coding sequence ATGAAACCCGTACTGCTCCTGAACGTTGTCGGCCTGACTCCGAAGGCCCTGGCTTCGATGCCGCGATTGTCACGGCTCGGCGAACAAGGCTGGTCTTCGCAGCTGGCGACCGTGTTGCCCGCCGTGACCTGCACAGTGCAGTCCACTATGCTGACGGGCCTGTCACCGGCCGAGCACGGCATCGTGGGGAACGGCTGGTATTTCCGGGAACTCGGGGATGTCTTTCTGTGGCGGCAACACAACCGCCTCGTCGACGGCGAGAACATCTGGGAAACCGCCCGCCACCGGGATCCGGGTTATCAGGCAGCCAACATCTGCTGGTGGTATGCCATGGGCATGTCCACAGACGTCACTGTGACACCTCGCCCGATCTATCACGCTGACGGCCGCAAATCACCGGACGCCTATGTGCGCCCGGCCGACCTGCACGACGAGCTCACTTCCTCATACGGCGAGTTCCCCCTGTTCCAGTACTGGGGTCCGACCGCTGCCATCCGGTCCACGGCCTGGATCGTCGACTCGACAAGACATGTGATGCGCACACGGCGTCCGCACCTGCTGATGGCTTATCTGCCTCACCTCGACTACGACCTCCAGCGGTTCGGCCCGGACTCCCCGCAGGCCCACTCGGCTGCAAGGGAACTCGACGCTGCCCTGGCACCGCTTCTGGACGAAGCGCAATCCTCGGGCTATGACGTTCTCGCCGTGTCTGAGTACGGCATCGAACCGGCCGACAGGCCCGTGGACATCAACCGGGTGTTGCGCCGCGAGGGGCTGCTTGAGGTGTATGTGCAGGACGGACGCGAACAGCTCGATCCATGGACCTCGCGCGCTTTCGCCGTTGCCGACCACCAGGTTGCGCATGTCTACGTTTCCGATCCCGCCGACGTTGAGCGGGTGGCGGCCTTACTGCGCGGCCTCGACGGTGTCGACGAGGTGCTGTCGCGCGAAGCCCAGGGAAGGTACGGGCTCGACCACGAGAGGTCCGGGGAACTGGTGGTGGTTGCCGAGCCGGGAGCCTGGTTCACGTACTACTTCTGGCTCGACGACGAGCGCGCACCTGAGTACGCCCGCGGCGTCGATATCCATCGAAAGCCCGGCTACGACCCCGCCGAGCTGTTCTTCAATCCCGCCGACCGCCTTGCCAAAGCCAAGGCCGGGCTGAATCTCGTGAAGAAGAAGCTGGGTATGCGCTACGCCATGAGCACAGTGCCCCTGGATCCTTCGCATGTGCGGGGAACCCACGGCCGGCTGCCGGATTCGGCGGAAGGCACGCCGCTGATCCTCAGTTCGTCCTCCAGGATCCCTGCCTCATTCGAACCCCTGGTGGGATCAGACCGCCAGGTTCCCGCAGCCAGGGTCAAGGACCTCGTGCTGGAGATGCAATCGATACGGAGCTGA